In Arthrobacter sp. MN05-02, the genomic stretch CTCGCAGGCGTCCGCGAACCAGCGGTCCGGCCGTAGCGGACGTGTCTCGAACGGTATCGCGATCCGCCTCTACTCCGAGGAGGACTTCGCCTCGCGCAGGCCCTTCACCGAGCCGGAGATCCTGCGGACGAGCCTCGCGGCGGTCATCCTCCAGATGGCCGCGATGGGTGTCACGCGCAGCCCCAGGGACATCGCCGAGTTCCCGTTCGTGGAGCCGCCGGAGACCAAGGCGATCAACGACGGCGTCGCCCTGCTGCGTGAACTGGGAGCGCTGAAGGACGACGGCGGCCTCTCCGCCGTCGGCCGCAAGCTCGCCCAGCTCCCCGTGGACCCCCGCCTCGGGCGCATGATCGTGGAGGCGGGTTCACGCGGCTCGGTGAAGGAGGTCATGGTCCTCGCCGCCGCGCTGACCATCCAGGACCCGCGCGAGCGGCCCTCGGCGGACCAGCCGGCGAAGCAGCAGCAGGCCGCCGAGAAGCACAAGCGCTTCGTGGACGAGAACTCGGACTTCACGGCCTACCTGAACCTCTGGCGGTACCTGCAGGAGAAGCAGGACGAGCTGTCCTCCACGCAGTTCCGCAAGCTGTGCCGCACGGAGTTCATCAACTACCTGCGCGTGCGGGAATGGCAGGACCTCTTCCAGCAGCTGCGCCAGCTGGCGAAGCCCCTGGGCATCACCCTGCCCGCCGGTCCGGTGGACCCGGTCGGGCTGCACGAGCAGATCCACATCAGCCTGCTCTCGGGGCTGCTGAGCAACATCGGCCTCTACGACCAGCGCAAGCGGGAGTATGCCGGTGCCCGCGGGACCCGCTTCGCGGTCTTCCCCGGCTCGGCGCTGTTCAAGAAGTCGCCCGACTGGGTCATGGCCGCCGAACTGGTGGAGACCTCGAGGCTCTGGGCTCGTGTCGTGGCCCGGATCGATCCGCTGTGGGCCGAGCAGGTGGCACCGCACCTCGTCAAGCGCACCTACAGCGAGCCGCACTGGTCGAGGAAGATGGGCTCGGTCATGGCGTACGAGAAGGTCACGCTCTACGGCGTGCCGATCGTGCCGCAGCGCCGCATCAACTACGGGCGGATCGACCGCGAGGTGGCCCGCGAGCTGTTCATCCGGCATGCCCTCGTCGAGGGCGACTGGAAGACGCACCACACGTTCTTCAGCCGCAACCAGGCCCGCCTCGCCGAGGTGGAGGAGCTCGAGAACCGGCTGCGACGGCGGGACCTCCGGGTGGACGACGAGACGCTGTTCGGGTTCTACGACCAGCGGATCGGCCCCGACGTGGTCTCGGAGCGCCACTTCGACTCGTGGTGGAAGACCGCGCGCCAGGACCACCCGGACCTGCTCGACTTCGACCCGGAGAAGCTCATCAGCGAGGACGCCGCGGAACTCGACGAGACGGCCTTCCCGGACGTGTGGCACCAGGCCGGGTTCGACCTGCCGCTGGCCTACGAGTTCTCGCCCCTGACACCGGGCGCCCACGACGGCGTCACGGTGACCATCACGGTCCTGTTCCTCAACCAGCTCGATCCGAAGCCCTTCCGCTGGCAGATCCCGGGCCAGCGCGTGGAACTCGTCACGGCGCTCATCAGATCGCTGCCGAAGCAGGTACGGAAGAACTTCGTTCCGGCGCCCGACGTCGCCCGTTCGGCCGTCGCCGCCCTGGCGGCCGACTTCGACCCGGCGCAGGACGACCTCGAGGGAGCCCTCGAACTGGCGCTGAGGCGCCTGCGCGGACACGTCGTCCCGCCGGGGTCGTGGAACTGGTCTGCGGTCCCCCCGCACCTGCTGATGATGTTCCGCATCGTCGACGCCGACGGCCGCGTGCTCGACGAGTCCCGGGACCTGGACTCGCTCAAGGAGTCCCTGGCACCCGCGGTGAGCCGCGCCATCGCGCAGTCACTCGGCGCCACCCCGGGCAGCACGCGACCCGCGGGCGGTCCCGGCCGTGGCGGCCGTGGAAAGGACGCCACCGCACCCGCCGGCCGGGACGGCCGGACCGACCAGGCAGGACGCGGCGCCGGGCGGAACGCGGGATCGGCGGCGCGGCCCGGCGGAAGACCGCCGGGCGGGGCACCGGCCCGCGGCGGCCTGGCGGTGGCGGAGGCACCCGCGGTCGCCGAACGGACGGGCGAGACCACGTGGGCCTTCGGCACGATCGAGCGCGAGGTGTCGCGCACCATCGGCAGCCACCGCGTCACGGGTTTCCCCGCCGTCGTCGACGAGGGTACGTCGGTGGGCCTGAAGGTCTTCCCGGACGCCGCCCAGCAGTCGACCGTCATGCGGGCGGGCGTCATCAGGCTCCTGTCGCTGCGCATCCCGAGCCCGGCCAAGTACGTCCTGGAGCACCTGAGCAACACCGAAAAGCTCACGTTCAGCCAGAACCCGCACGGCAGTGTGGCCGAACTGATCCGGGACTGCTCGCTGGCTGCGATCGACAAGCTCGTCCCGGAGGAGCTGCCGTGGACCGAGGAGGCGTTCAACCGCCTGTACGAGGAGGTGCGGGCCGAGCTGATCGACACGGTCTTCACGGTCACGGCGACGGTGGAGAAGGTGCTCTCGAGCCATCGCCGCATCCAGAAGCAGCTGCGGGGCACCACGAGCCTCGCCCTGATCACGGCCCTCAACGACGTCCGGAGCCAGCTCGAGCACCTCGTCCACCCCGGCTTCGTCGCCGCGACGGGCTACGCCCAGCTCGCCCACCTGCCCCGCTACCTGCGGGCGATCGAGGTCCGGCTCGAGAAGCTCCCGACCAACGTGCAGCGCGACGGGCTCGGCACGGCCGTCATCCAGCGCCTCGAGGACGAGTACGACGACGCCGTCGCGTCCCTCGCCGCGGGACGACACCGGCCCGCTGCACTGACACGCGTGCGCTGGATGATCGAGGAACTCCGGGTCAGTCTGTTCGCCCAGGACCTCGGCACCGCGTACTCGGTGTCCGAGAAGCGGGTGCGGACGGCCCTGAACGAAGCCCTCGCCGCAGCGCGGTAGGCTCCCTCGGGCCGTCGCCGGGTCGGGACGGCGCCGCGACGGCGCCCGGTCAGTCGGGGACGTTCGCTCCGTGGCCGGCCGTCCGCAGGGCATCGCGCAGGGCCTCGGCGGCCTCGTCCATGGCTGCGGGATCGGGCACGAGGTCCACCCGCTTGACGTCGAAATCCTTCGGCGACTGCGTCGGCCACACGTGGACGTGGAGGTGGGGCACCTCGTAGCCCTCGAGCAGGACCCCCACACGCCGCGCGCCGAATGCCTGCTCCTGGGCCTTTCCGATGGTCTGGGCGACGGCCATGACCTTCGAGAGCGTCCCGGCGTCGGCCTCGAGCCAGTGCTCGATCTCCCGGCGCGACACCACGAGCGTGTGGCCGGGGGTGATCGGGGCGATCGTGAGGAACGCGACGACGTCGTCGTCCTGCCACACGAAGCGGCCGGGGACCTCTCCGTTGATGATCCGGGTGAAGAGCGTGCTCATCGATCCTCCTGGGGTCTCGGCCGACGGGACGTCGCCGTGCGCCGGCCCGGAGGGCAACGCGACGCCGCCGCGCAGGGGCGGCGGTACGGGACGTCCTGGGTGCATGCCCCGACGCTACCGTGCCGTCCCGCAGCAGGCCAGACCGGCCCGCCGCGGACCAGCCCCTGGCGCATCGCCGGGATCAGGCTCCCGTCGCGACGGGCAGGCCCGCCGTCGTCGACCACTGCGACCAGGAGCCCGGGAACAGGGAGGCGTCGATGCCTGCGATGTCGAGGGCCGCGATCTCATGGGCTGCGGTGATGCCCGAGCCGCAGTACACCGCGACCGGTCCGCGGTCCGCGCCGAGCGCGCCGAAACGCCGCCGCAGCTCCTCGGGCGGGCGGAAGCGCCGGTCGTTCCGGAGGTTGTCCACCGTGGGCGCACTGACGGCCCCGGGGATATGTCCGGCCTGCGGATCGACGGGCTCCGACTCGCCGCGGTAACGTTCCCCGGCGCGTGCGTCCAGGAGCAGACCACGGTCCGCCGGTTCGAGCAGGTCCGGGATCGAGACCACGGGCATGTGGCCCGCGGACAGCCGGACGGAACCGACACAGTGCCGCTCCTCCCCGCCCTCCACGTCGAAGCCGGCCGCGCGCCATGCCGTGAGGCCGCCGTCGAGCAGGCAGACCGAGGGGAAGCCGGCGTCCCTCAGGAGCCACCAGAGGCGCGCCGCCGCCAGGTTGCCCGACTCGTCGTAGGCGACCACCGTGTCACCGTCGTTGAGGCCCCACTGGCGGGCCGCCTCCTGCAGCGTGTCGGCGGCGGGCAGCGGATGGCGGCCGAGCCCGGGCCCGCCGGGCGCGCACAGCTGCGTCTCCATGTCCACGTACACGGCACCGGGTATGTGGGCTGCGCGGTAGTGCTCGTGGCCATGGGGGTCGCCCAGCGCCCAGCGCACGTCGAGCAGGAGGGTCTGCGCGCCGGAGGTCATCCGGTCCTGCAGTTCCTGCACATCCATCAGAGTCTTCATCGAGATCTCCTGTCGGGACGGGTGACCGGATCGCGGTGGTGGCCGCGCCGGTCCTGATGGACGCCAGTCCACCACACGGCGGTCCCGACACCAAGGACCTGCCCGGCACCGACGGTCGCGGAACTGCGACAGCTTGTAGGCTGGCCGGATGTCTAGGTTCCCCGCCGCCGCCAGAGCCTGGTCCGACGACGCCGTGCAGCGCATCGAGGCGGACGCCAACCGGTCGGCCGACACCCACCTGTTCGCCGTGCCCCTCCCCGCGCACTGGGGCGTGCAGGTCTACCTCAAGGACGAGTCCACCCACCGCACCGGCAGCCTCAAGCACCGGCTGGCCCGGTCCCTGTTCCTGTTCGGTCTCGTCAACGGCTGGATCACCGAGGGGACGACGATCGTCGAGGCCTCGAGCGGTTCGACCGCGGTGTCCGAAGCCTATTTCGCCCAGCTCCTCGGCCTGCCGTTCATCGCGGTCATGACGGGCACCACGAGTCCGGAGAAGATCGCGCTGATCGAGCAGTACGGCGGGACGTGCCGCTTCGTGGAGCACGCCGCCGAGGTCTACGCCGCGGCCGAGGCCGTTGCACAGGAGACCGGCGGCCACTACATGGACCAGTTCACCTTCGCCGAGCGGGCCACGGACTGGCGCGGGAACAACAACATCGCCGAATCGATCTTCGGTCAGCTCGCACTCGAAGCCCATCCGTTGCCGGAGTGGATCGTCGTCGGCGCAGGGACCGGTGGTACCAGCGCGACGATCGGGCGCCACCTCAGGTACCACCGCTACCCCACCCGCCTCGCCGTCGTCGACCCGGAGAACTCCGCGTTCTATCCCGCGTGGGCGGAGCCCGGGTCCCGTCCCGCCGGAAGGCCCTCCCGCATCGAGGGGATCGGCCGGCCTCGTCCCGAGCCGAGCTTCGTGCCGTCCGTGATCGACACCATGATCCGCGTCCCGGACGCGGCGTCCGTCGCGGCCGCCCGGCACCTGCGCACCTTGACGGGCCTGCATGCCGGGCCGTCCACCGGCACGAACCTGTGGGGCGTCTGGCAGCTCGTGGCCGACCTCATCGCCGACGGCCGTACGGGCAGCATCGTCTCGCTGATGTGCGACTCGGGGAGCCGCTACGCCGCCACGTACGACGACGACGCATGGCTCGCCCGGCAGGGCCTGGACCCGGGGCCTGCGCTGGGCATCCTCGAGGACTTCTTCTCGTCGGGCAGGTGGCCGGTGACGGGACCCGTCGCCTGATGCGTCAGACCTCGACGCTCTCCCGGACAGCGAGGTGGCGGAAGGACGTGCCGTAGCGCGAGCCGAGGCGCGTGACGTGGCCCTCCACCATGCCGAGCCCGGTCTCGTTCAGGAGGGCGTCGTGGATCTGGAAGGCACGGGGCGCACGGACCGAGGCGACGAAGTCGACCACCTCGGCGAGCTTCGACCAGGGCGCGTGCACGGGGACGAGGAGCGTCCCGACGTCCACGCCGTCCGGGACGACGAAGGCGTCGCCCGGATGGTAGACCGCTCCCACCAGGAATCCGACGTTGGCGATGACCGGGATCAGGGGATGGATCAGCGCGTGCTGGCCGCCGAAGGTCCGCACGCCGAAGCCCGCTGCCGAGAACTCGTCGCCCCCTGCCACGGCATGGATCCGGTCCCCCGCCGCCCCGCCCAGTCCCTCGGTGACGGCGGTCGCGACACCCTGCGGCGCCCACAGCTCCACCGAGGGGTCGGCCGACAGCGCGGCGACCACCCGGTCCACGTCGATGTGGTCCGGATGCTCGTGCGTGACCAGGACGGCCGAAGCACCGTGGAGGGCTTCCTCGATCTCGGAGAACGTCCCCGGATCGATCACGAGCACGGACCCGTCCTGTTCGAGCCGGACGCAGGAATGGGAGAACTTGGTCATCAGCATGGGCCCAGACTACCGGCGGCGGCGCTGATAATCTTGACTCTGGTCCAGGGCCTCCTAGTGCCCGCGGAAAGGGTATGACATGACGCCTGAAACGACATCCGAGGCACTTCCACCGGCAGGACCCGGCGCCCGGCAGGAGACACCGGTGCGGAAGGGGTCCGAACAGCGCGTCACGCGCCAGCGGGTCGCCGTCGGTGCCGCGCTCGACCAGCTGGACGACTTCGTGAGCACGCAGGAGCTCCACCGGCTGCTGCACGACCGCGGCGAGTCCGTCTCACTCGCGACGACCTACCGCATCCTCCAGTCCATGGCCGACGACGGCCTGGTGGATGTCCTGCGCAACGGCGACAACGAGGCCGTCTACCGGCGCTGCGCCGTCGAGCACCACCACCACCACCTGCTGTGCAGGAACTGCGGGAAGGCCGTCGAGATCGAGGCGCCGGCCGTGGAGCAGTGGGCCGCGCGCATCGCCGCGGAGCACGGCTTCACCGACGCGGCGCACACCGTGGAGATCCACGGACTGTGCCCCGACTGCACGGCGGCGCGACGACCCTGACGCCGGAGGCGCGGTCCCACGGGTCCGCCTCCGGCGGGAGTCCTGCTTCCGTACCGGAGGCCCTGACGGCGTCGGTGCCGTCGATTAGGCTGGAGGGGTGATGTCTTCCGACAGCTCCACCCCTTTCGAGCCGGACCCGGCGCCCGCCGACTCCCCGGGCGGCCGCGCCCGCCACGTCGATGAGCTCGTGGAGGCCGTACGGCGCTACCGGAACGCGGAGGGCTTCATGCGGGGTCAGAGCCGCGATTCCATGCACCTCGGCAAGACGGACATGACGGCGCTGCGCCTCATGCTGCACGCGGGCCGGTCCGGGCATCCGCTCAGCGCGGCCGC encodes the following:
- a CDS encoding hypothetical HIT-like (histidine triad) protein, whose amino-acid sequence is MSTLFTRIINGEVPGRFVWQDDDVVAFLTIAPITPGHTLVVSRREIEHWLEADAGTLSKVMAVAQTIGKAQEQAFGARRVGVLLEGYEVPHLHVHVWPTQSPKDFDVKRVDLVPDPAAMDEAAEALRDALRTAGHGANVPD
- a CDS encoding sulfurtransferase, encoding MKTLMDVQELQDRMTSGAQTLLLDVRWALGDPHGHEHYRAAHIPGAVYVDMETQLCAPGGPGLGRHPLPAADTLQEAARQWGLNDGDTVVAYDESGNLAAARLWWLLRDAGFPSVCLLDGGLTAWRAAGFDVEGGEERHCVGSVRLSAGHMPVVSIPDLLEPADRGLLLDARAGERYRGESEPVDPQAGHIPGAVSAPTVDNLRNDRRFRPPEELRRRFGALGADRGPVAVYCGSGITAAHEIAALDIAGIDASLFPGSWSQWSTTAGLPVATGA
- a CDS encoding cysteine synthase yields the protein MSRFPAAARAWSDDAVQRIEADANRSADTHLFAVPLPAHWGVQVYLKDESTHRTGSLKHRLARSLFLFGLVNGWITEGTTIVEASSGSTAVSEAYFAQLLGLPFIAVMTGTTSPEKIALIEQYGGTCRFVEHAAEVYAAAEAVAQETGGHYMDQFTFAERATDWRGNNNIAESIFGQLALEAHPLPEWIVVGAGTGGTSATIGRHLRYHRYPTRLAVVDPENSAFYPAWAEPGSRPAGRPSRIEGIGRPRPEPSFVPSVIDTMIRVPDAASVAAARHLRTLTGLHAGPSTGTNLWGVWQLVADLIADGRTGSIVSLMCDSGSRYAATYDDDAWLARQGLDPGPALGILEDFFSSGRWPVTGPVA
- a CDS encoding MBL fold metallo-hydrolase, giving the protein MLMTKFSHSCVRLEQDGSVLVIDPGTFSEIEEALHGASAVLVTHEHPDHIDVDRVVAALSADPSVELWAPQGVATAVTEGLGGAAGDRIHAVAGGDEFSAAGFGVRTFGGQHALIHPLIPVIANVGFLVGAVYHPGDAFVVPDGVDVGTLLVPVHAPWSKLAEVVDFVASVRAPRAFQIHDALLNETGLGMVEGHVTRLGSRYGTSFRHLAVRESVEV
- a CDS encoding transcriptional repressor, producing MRKGSEQRVTRQRVAVGAALDQLDDFVSTQELHRLLHDRGESVSLATTYRILQSMADDGLVDVLRNGDNEAVYRRCAVEHHHHHLLCRNCGKAVEIEAPAVEQWAARIAAEHGFTDAAHTVEIHGLCPDCTAARRP